The Methanooceanicella nereidis genome window below encodes:
- a CDS encoding flavodoxin family protein, translating into MDIKKILLAAGSVLILAVVAVFAVLGFVIFDVMSYTATGSETINPAGDVTGKALVVYDPGISGSAKNIAETVANDLKSNGYVVDLSGIRSQTAADQSGYDVIVVGGPIYAGNASSAVREYLASMKPSENAKIGVFATGSVSISDAGQLQKEAAPLPDDSPIMIDAVVKLIPQDDTDSKCAVFVTTLLQ; encoded by the coding sequence ATGGATATCAAGAAGATCTTACTGGCTGCCGGGTCAGTACTTATTTTAGCAGTCGTGGCGGTATTTGCCGTACTGGGCTTTGTCATATTTGATGTTATGAGCTATACTGCAACCGGGTCTGAAACAATTAACCCTGCAGGCGATGTTACCGGTAAAGCTCTTGTAGTATATGACCCGGGCATTTCGGGTAGCGCTAAAAACATTGCCGAGACAGTGGCAAATGACCTGAAGTCGAATGGATATGTGGTAGATCTATCGGGCATCCGAAGCCAGACAGCCGCTGACCAGTCCGGTTACGACGTCATAGTTGTCGGCGGACCTATATATGCCGGTAATGCCAGCAGTGCTGTCCGGGAATATCTGGCTTCGATGAAGCCTTCGGAAAACGCGAAAATAGGGGTGTTCGCTACCGGCTCGGTCAGTATCTCCGATGCAGGACAATTGCAAAAAGAAGCGGCTCCGCTTCCGGATGATAGCCCGATCATGATAGATGCTGTCGTAAAGCTGATCCCTCAGGATGATACGGACAGTAAATGTGCAGTGTTTGTCACAACTCTTCTACAATAG
- a CDS encoding flavodoxin family protein, which produces MYKVLYYSMTGNTKKLAMAIADEIGAEAESIKSLTTLPDAEVVFLGSGNYGNKPGEDMSKFIEKNDLSGRKFALFGTSGSGEGNEVRAMSEALRQKGAVVLGSYYCKGRAFLVINMGHPGKEDLEGVRKFAREMIKSN; this is translated from the coding sequence ATGTACAAAGTATTATACTACTCGATGACCGGCAACACTAAGAAGCTGGCCATGGCTATCGCGGATGAGATCGGCGCAGAGGCGGAGAGCATCAAGTCGCTGACTACGCTGCCGGATGCAGAGGTCGTTTTCCTGGGAAGCGGGAATTACGGGAATAAGCCGGGGGAAGACATGTCGAAGTTCATCGAGAAAAACGATCTTTCCGGGAGGAAGTTCGCTCTCTTCGGCACTTCCGGCAGCGGCGAAGGCAATGAGGTCCGGGCAATGTCTGAAGCCTTGAGACAAAAGGGGGCCGTTGTCCTGGGAAGTTATTATTGTAAAGGGCGGGCTTTCCTTGTCATTAATATGGGCCACCCGGGCAAAGAAGACCTGGAAGGCGTGAGGAAATTCGCAAGAGAGATGATCAAAAGCAATTGA
- a CDS encoding ABC transporter ATP-binding protein, with the protein MDNNDLVISTNGLTKAYNGVQALKSLDLKVRKNSIFGFLGPNGAGKSTTIKLLLGLIKPTAGSGNVFGMDIVKESTLIRKRIGYLAQDPRYYDYMSARETLRFTARFFYSGPKNEIENKIDDTLELVGLDDKADRPIKGFSGGERQRLGIAQAQINDPDLLILDEPAASLDPMGRRDVLEIMEKLREKTTIFYSTHILSDVQRVSDTVAILNRGELVAQAPIEELLQGNGNAVYSLVLKGDAANARSVLTGQPWVSLVNTVSSNGSTSINVTVTDDSIAEDRLLRLVLEDKSVQVKEFGKKRYELEEIFMNIVGGKNNV; encoded by the coding sequence ATGGATAATAACGATCTTGTGATAAGCACAAACGGCCTGACAAAAGCGTATAATGGCGTACAGGCCCTCAAGTCCCTCGATCTAAAGGTAAGGAAGAATTCTATCTTCGGGTTCCTTGGACCCAACGGGGCTGGAAAAAGCACGACCATAAAACTCCTTTTAGGGCTGATCAAGCCTACTGCGGGCTCAGGCAATGTTTTTGGAATGGATATAGTAAAGGAAAGCACACTAATACGAAAGCGAATAGGTTACCTGGCGCAGGACCCGAGATATTACGATTATATGTCCGCCAGGGAAACATTACGGTTTACAGCGAGATTTTTTTACAGCGGCCCTAAAAATGAGATAGAGAATAAGATAGATGATACTCTTGAGCTGGTGGGGCTCGATGACAAAGCTGACAGGCCCATCAAAGGATTCTCCGGCGGAGAGCGGCAGCGCCTCGGGATAGCCCAGGCACAGATAAACGATCCTGACCTGCTTATCCTGGATGAGCCTGCAGCATCGCTGGACCCCATGGGAAGGAGAGACGTGCTTGAGATCATGGAGAAGCTCAGAGAAAAGACCACGATATTCTATTCGACCCATATACTGTCCGACGTCCAGAGAGTAAGCGATACGGTCGCAATACTGAACCGCGGGGAACTGGTGGCGCAAGCCCCGATCGAGGAACTACTTCAGGGTAACGGCAACGCGGTATACAGCCTGGTCCTTAAAGGGGATGCGGCTAACGCACGTTCCGTACTGACAGGTCAGCCCTGGGTGTCTTTAGTAAATACGGTCTCGTCCAACGGAAGCACTTCGATCAACGTGACCGTCACGGATGACAGTATTGCTGAAGATCGATTATTGCGGCTGGTGCTCGAAGATAAGAGCGTGCAGGTGAAAGAATTCGGCAAGAAGAGGTACGAGCTTGAAGAGATATTCATGAATATCGTGGGAGGGAAAAACAATGTCTGA
- a CDS encoding invasin domain 3-containing protein, protein MSITPTPTPYPNSTYTPTPTAVVTITPTPTPAPTSSPTPAPTQTPIPTPTPTSRPTGTVTGKVTAYLTNAGIGGAYVAIVDSNDPDIIYYETTADNQGNYVINGVNETGGKRSYMVYAYHESYIEGYSQSFLIEPNMVFWVRVVLTPNTPPPTPTGTVTGQVTTHNNIGIPYASVAIVSAYDTNHKFYETTADGNGFFEFPCVNATGSQLSYKLYAQHGSYGEGYSYAIAVHEGYTTNTNVVILTLPANIALSADNQNIQADGTSTATITAYVTDSMGNPVIDGYTITFSQTNTSAGAGLLAPVSSSSPDGSTVTATTRNGYASVKFGWATVEATNTIRAEINSLSARVDIHITL, encoded by the coding sequence GTGAGCATAACGCCTACTCCGACTCCATACCCGAATTCAACTTACACGCCGACTCCTACGGCTGTCGTGACGATTACTCCGACGCCTACGCCTGCACCGACGTCATCTCCCACACCGGCCCCGACACAAACACCGATACCGACGCCAACTCCTACTTCCAGGCCTACCGGAACTGTTACCGGTAAGGTTACAGCTTATCTTACGAATGCAGGCATAGGCGGAGCCTATGTGGCTATTGTGGACTCAAATGATCCGGATATTATCTATTACGAAACTACGGCCGATAACCAAGGTAATTATGTTATCAATGGCGTGAATGAGACCGGTGGTAAGAGATCGTATATGGTCTATGCGTATCATGAATCATACATTGAAGGTTATTCTCAATCATTCCTGATAGAACCTAATATGGTATTTTGGGTTCGTGTAGTATTAACCCCGAATACGCCGCCTCCGACCCCTACAGGCACAGTGACAGGCCAGGTCACTACTCATAATAATATCGGTATTCCATATGCTTCTGTGGCTATAGTGAGCGCATATGATACGAATCATAAATTTTATGAAACTACGGCTGATGGTAATGGTTTTTTCGAGTTCCCTTGTGTTAATGCCACTGGCAGTCAGTTATCCTATAAGTTATATGCACAACATGGTTCTTATGGGGAAGGATATTCCTATGCGATCGCTGTGCATGAAGGATACACAACAAATACCAACGTAGTAATACTCACATTGCCGGCCAATATTGCACTTTCTGCAGATAACCAAAATATTCAAGCCGATGGCACCAGCACAGCGACCATTACTGCATATGTTACAGATTCGATGGGCAATCCAGTAATAGATGGGTATACTATAACCTTTAGTCAGACTAACACTTCTGCCGGGGCAGGATTGCTGGCCCCTGTCTCATCAAGCTCTCCAGATGGCAGTACTGTCACCGCTACTACAAGAAACGGTTATGCAAGTGTGAAGTTCGGATGGGCAACTGTTGAGGCGACTAATACTATAAGGGCTGAGATTAACAGTTTAAGTGCCCGGGTCGATATACATATAACGCTTTGA
- a CDS encoding flavodoxin family protein, producing the protein MCEVLYYTMGGSTRKLADAIAGELGVTAKSIKSLSTLPEAEILFLGSGCYGGKPADDMMKFIEGNDFTGRKTALFGASGKGEGKEVDAMEEALSRKGAVVIGKYNCKGRAFLIMNIGFPGKEDFDAAKRFAREMVKA; encoded by the coding sequence ATGTGCGAAGTATTATATTATACAATGGGCGGAAGCACCAGGAAGCTGGCTGACGCTATAGCCGGAGAGCTTGGCGTCACGGCGAAGAGCATCAAGTCGCTCTCTACGTTGCCGGAAGCTGAAATTTTATTCCTGGGCTCCGGCTGCTACGGAGGTAAACCGGCTGATGACATGATGAAGTTCATTGAAGGGAATGATTTCACGGGCAGGAAGACGGCACTATTCGGCGCATCTGGAAAAGGAGAGGGAAAAGAGGTGGATGCTATGGAAGAGGCGCTGAGTAGAAAAGGTGCGGTCGTAATCGGAAAATATAACTGCAAGGGAAGGGCTTTTCTTATTATGAACATTGGCTTCCCGGGGAAGGAAGACTTCGATGCAGCGAAGAGATTCGCAAGGGAGATGGTAAAGGCTTGA
- a CDS encoding GNAT family N-acetyltransferase, with translation MSNIVFSSVSESPEVQGIVAQWLWSFWGNTRNYEFYRSLVAHCKADDIPMMYVAYHDGMPVGTVALLRADLFSRQDLFPWMADLYVLPEYRSKGIGSALQDFVLKKAKELGYGTIYLYTPLTGYYEKKGWEYMGNEMERDGEIVRIYKKKIV, from the coding sequence ATGAGTAACATCGTTTTTTCAAGCGTATCGGAAAGCCCGGAAGTCCAGGGCATTGTCGCCCAATGGTTATGGAGTTTCTGGGGCAATACTCGAAACTATGAATTTTACAGGAGCCTTGTGGCGCATTGTAAAGCCGACGATATCCCCATGATGTACGTCGCATATCATGACGGTATGCCAGTCGGCACTGTCGCGCTGTTAAGGGCGGACCTTTTCTCCAGACAGGATCTTTTCCCATGGATGGCGGATCTCTACGTTCTACCCGAATATAGATCCAAAGGTATTGGCTCTGCCCTTCAGGACTTTGTGTTAAAAAAAGCAAAAGAGCTGGGATATGGGACGATATACCTTTACACGCCCCTGACCGGCTATTATGAAAAGAAAGGCTGGGAATATATGGGAAATGAAATGGAGAGGGATGGCGAGATCGTACGGATATATAAAAAGAAGATCGTATGA
- a CDS encoding CDP-alcohol phosphatidyltransferase family protein: MSMLYAYKPQKDRFLLSISRALFAAGVTPNMITASGLLISGIAGALAMSGHLYAAIILFFAGACLDALDGSFARACGLCTEFGKYFDSCSDRCSELLLVTGAVLGGAPVSAFLVVAGSVLLMASRVYNHRKGLDSNAAMFGRPERIMLLMAGLVSPEPYNTVLFMAAFMMCIISSLQALASGIDWKASKLTLMADTKK; the protein is encoded by the coding sequence ATGAGCATGCTTTACGCGTATAAGCCACAGAAGGACCGTTTCCTGCTCTCAATATCACGGGCATTATTTGCAGCAGGAGTGACGCCGAACATGATAACCGCGTCAGGCTTGCTCATTTCCGGCATTGCAGGTGCGCTTGCCATGTCAGGCCACCTCTATGCCGCTATCATACTTTTCTTTGCCGGAGCCTGTCTTGACGCCCTTGACGGATCATTCGCGAGAGCATGCGGCCTCTGTACTGAGTTTGGTAAATACTTTGATAGCTGCTCTGACCGGTGCTCTGAGCTTTTACTCGTCACCGGCGCTGTCCTCGGAGGCGCACCAGTCTCCGCTTTTCTGGTCGTGGCAGGCTCTGTTCTTCTCATGGCATCGAGGGTTTATAATCACAGGAAAGGCCTCGATTCAAATGCTGCCATGTTCGGACGGCCGGAAAGGATAATGCTCCTGATGGCCGGATTAGTATCCCCTGAACCTTACAACACAGTACTTTTTATGGCCGCTTTCATGATGTGTATCATTTCATCGTTACAAGCTCTGGCTTCCGGAATTGATTGGAAAGCCAGTAAATTAACACTCATGGCCGATACTAAAAAATGA
- a CDS encoding Fpg/Nei family DNA glycosylase → MILPELPEIFNLAGQMGKELEGKTVQDVEIRQHKCLNVTPEEFKLLVCGKKLSKVTSKGKWILVKLYPDAYFLLSLGMGGNLLYHEPGQSLPDKYQLSFSFDDGSHLSIGFWWFGYAHAVNALDSHKMTSKLGMSPVSDEFTYDRFNSMLRSKKGAIKSVLMDQSSIAGIGNVYVQDILFKARLHPERKVPEMTEKEKTVLYDAIKDNLLRAVSLGGIAPEKDLYGNPGRFTEFMVGYREGKPCPECGTTIEKIKTGSTSSYICPACQR, encoded by the coding sequence GTGATATTGCCGGAATTACCCGAGATTTTCAATCTGGCTGGCCAGATGGGCAAAGAGCTTGAGGGAAAGACAGTACAGGATGTAGAGATACGACAGCACAAATGCCTGAACGTGACACCTGAAGAATTCAAACTCCTTGTGTGCGGTAAAAAGTTAAGTAAGGTCACATCTAAAGGAAAGTGGATATTAGTTAAGCTATATCCGGATGCTTATTTCCTGTTAAGCCTGGGCATGGGAGGCAACCTGCTATACCATGAACCCGGACAGAGCTTGCCCGATAAATACCAGCTGTCATTCTCGTTCGACGATGGGAGCCATCTTTCAATCGGTTTCTGGTGGTTTGGCTATGCACATGCGGTTAATGCGCTTGACAGCCATAAAATGACCTCAAAGCTGGGAATGTCGCCCGTCAGCGATGAGTTCACTTACGATCGTTTTAATTCTATGCTAAGATCAAAAAAGGGTGCTATCAAATCGGTCCTGATGGACCAGTCTTCCATCGCCGGCATAGGGAATGTGTATGTCCAGGACATATTGTTCAAGGCAAGGCTGCATCCGGAGAGAAAAGTGCCGGAGATGACAGAAAAAGAGAAAACGGTCCTGTATGATGCAATAAAGGATAATTTACTCAGGGCAGTATCGCTGGGCGGGATCGCTCCTGAAAAGGACCTGTACGGCAATCCCGGAAGATTCACAGAATTCATGGTAGGATACCGGGAAGGCAAGCCCTGCCCGGAATGCGGTACGACCATAGAGAAGATCAAGACCGGGAGTACGTCATCGTACATATGCCCGGCATGCCAGCGCTAA
- a CDS encoding MarR family winged helix-turn-helix transcriptional regulator: MTDIDEVKDMMGSSRLDMARFILIMFFMIEQRWRYIIEKELEPDGITTKQWLMLIIIGAGFRHAPSIQEVADAMSTTHQNVKQIAASMERRGFMTLERDEKNKRIIRLKVTDQCHDLFKRREDNDIKAMLNLFENLTDEEMRSLFEIIARLEKRAEYLYEEARTTRLSQANENSGMEYKE, encoded by the coding sequence TTGACGGATATAGATGAAGTAAAAGACATGATGGGCTCCAGCCGGCTCGACATGGCAAGATTCATCCTCATCATGTTCTTTATGATAGAGCAGCGATGGAGGTATATTATCGAAAAGGAACTGGAACCGGACGGTATCACCACGAAACAGTGGCTCATGCTCATAATCATAGGCGCCGGTTTCAGGCATGCTCCGTCCATACAGGAAGTCGCGGACGCCATGAGCACGACACACCAGAACGTCAAGCAGATCGCTGCCAGCATGGAGCGGCGCGGTTTCATGACCCTGGAAAGGGACGAAAAGAACAAGCGTATAATCAGGCTTAAGGTTACCGACCAGTGCCATGACCTGTTTAAAAGGCGTGAGGATAATGACATTAAGGCGATGCTCAACCTGTTCGAGAACCTGACCGATGAAGAGATGAGATCGCTGTTCGAGATAATAGCCCGGCTTGAAAAGAGAGCAGAGTACCTGTATGAAGAGGCAAGGACGACAAGGTTAAGCCAGGCAAATGAGAATTCGGGAATGGAATATAAAGAATAG
- a CDS encoding fasciclin domain-containing protein, whose amino-acid sequence MNGLKKALIILLLTMLLLFTAISVQSANNMADRSIYNTLLNKGEFSTMLKAVNTAGMESTLSDPGPFTVFAPDNVAFDKLSIGTVKALTDDKEMMTDVLKYHVVPGKYTAEDLKKMKEVKTIDGRSLKIKTIDGDIMVDGARVIGSPIDSKNGIIFKVDKVLIPQQTAASQKTIFETLSAANDLTTLSSAVKAADMGDLFNSTGPYTLFAPDDSAFDKLPFGTVRAWLGDKVRLGNVLRYHVVPGKYSAEDLKDMKQIKTKDGKTLPVRVKGEEIMVGDAKVTGPDLECSNGIIHKVDTVLIPEDEKALLAPGQVTRGTGTLLDWIGLLLAGLLIAGILFVLLPWIMKKRGESRYEEAMELEKRRAPAAAVYGEAENITFDESAVNELKSIDKSKLAGIRKYIIGSYNNFKDMVDLVRDAHMDLIHVRDMDSARRLSEKYSLNPFNSSTLELALEKNATIYTKDRELMEKYRAAGARTEDLSKLITGA is encoded by the coding sequence ATGAACGGATTGAAAAAAGCGCTAATTATACTGTTATTAACAATGTTATTGCTATTTACGGCAATCAGCGTCCAATCTGCAAATAACATGGCAGACAGGTCTATTTATAACACGTTACTTAATAAGGGTGAATTTTCCACGATGCTAAAAGCGGTAAATACCGCCGGCATGGAAAGCACTCTTAGCGACCCGGGGCCTTTTACGGTTTTCGCTCCTGACAATGTGGCATTTGATAAACTATCTATCGGGACTGTCAAAGCCCTGACCGATGATAAGGAAATGATGACAGACGTTTTAAAGTATCATGTCGTGCCCGGCAAATACACTGCAGAAGACCTGAAAAAGATGAAAGAGGTCAAGACTATCGATGGAAGGTCTCTTAAAATAAAGACTATCGACGGGGACATAATGGTCGACGGTGCAAGAGTGATCGGGTCCCCCATCGATTCAAAGAACGGTATCATATTTAAGGTAGACAAAGTGCTAATACCCCAGCAGACAGCGGCATCACAAAAAACGATATTCGAAACGCTTTCAGCGGCGAACGATCTGACGACATTGTCCAGCGCTGTGAAAGCGGCAGATATGGGAGATCTTTTTAACAGCACCGGTCCTTATACGCTGTTCGCCCCGGATGATTCCGCATTTGATAAATTACCTTTCGGCACTGTCCGGGCATGGCTCGGAGATAAAGTGAGGCTTGGCAATGTTCTAAGGTATCATGTTGTGCCGGGGAAATATTCCGCCGAAGACCTGAAGGATATGAAGCAGATCAAGACCAAAGATGGAAAGACACTCCCGGTCCGTGTCAAGGGTGAGGAAATTATGGTCGGCGATGCAAAAGTGACCGGCCCTGACCTCGAATGTTCGAACGGTATCATACATAAGGTAGACACCGTTTTGATACCTGAAGATGAAAAGGCTCTTCTGGCACCCGGACAGGTCACGAGGGGGACAGGCACTTTATTGGATTGGATCGGATTGCTTCTGGCAGGCCTTTTAATAGCAGGAATCTTGTTCGTCCTGCTCCCATGGATAATGAAAAAGAGGGGAGAATCAAGGTATGAAGAAGCCATGGAACTGGAAAAACGCAGGGCTCCTGCTGCCGCCGTTTACGGCGAAGCTGAAAATATAACATTTGACGAATCGGCCGTTAACGAGCTAAAGAGCATTGATAAAAGTAAGCTCGCAGGCATCCGTAAATACATCATAGGCTCCTACAATAACTTTAAGGACATGGTCGACCTTGTACGCGACGCTCATATGGACCTTATCCATGTCAGAGATATGGACTCAGCGAGAAGGCTTTCAGAAAAATACTCTTTGAATCCATTCAATTCCAGTACCCTTGAACTGGCGCTGGAGAAAAACGCCACGATATATACGAAGGATAGGGAATTGATGGAAAAATACCGTGCTGCGGGGGCGAGGACGGAGGACTTGAGTAAACTGATAACGGGGGCATAA
- a CDS encoding TetR/AcrR family transcriptional regulator, with protein sequence MGRLIVSKAERKEREKEWRRNEIIDTAEKVFFSRGYENVKMDDIAKEMGLARGTLYLYFKNKEDIYVSIAIRASKIVNQVFTECSQRKTTGIEKVRSLIMSYNEFYKKYPGYYSAYYHSGMFDQKDSPELEELRRIRADSFRMVVDAVLEGIRDGTIRKDVQPEAATLVMLFSTNDVLNLTPVTMMYMKKFGLDQDGLFDITLDMMMRSIENVKKARKAA encoded by the coding sequence ATGGGGCGATTAATAGTGTCGAAGGCAGAGAGGAAGGAGAGAGAAAAAGAGTGGCGGCGAAACGAGATCATCGATACCGCAGAGAAAGTGTTCTTCTCCAGAGGCTACGAGAACGTCAAAATGGATGACATAGCAAAAGAGATGGGACTGGCAAGGGGGACTCTATACCTGTATTTCAAGAACAAGGAGGATATATATGTCTCAATCGCTATCCGCGCCTCGAAAATAGTCAATCAGGTATTCACCGAATGCTCTCAGAGGAAAACGACCGGGATCGAGAAGGTCAGGTCACTCATTATGTCTTACAATGAGTTCTATAAAAAATACCCTGGCTATTACTCTGCGTATTATCATTCCGGGATGTTCGATCAGAAGGATTCCCCGGAACTTGAAGAGCTAAGACGTATACGGGCTGATAGTTTCCGCATGGTGGTGGATGCTGTCCTTGAGGGCATCAGGGACGGGACGATCAGGAAGGATGTCCAGCCTGAAGCAGCCACACTGGTCATGTTGTTCTCGACGAATGACGTGCTAAATCTCACTCCGGTCACCATGATGTATATGAAAAAGTTCGGGCTGGACCAGGACGGGCTCTTCGATATTACTCTGGACATGATGATGCGTTCCATCGAAAACGTAAAAAAAGCTCGAAAAGCGGCCTGA
- a CDS encoding ABC transporter permease, giving the protein MSENGLQLIKENGWRCGLSNMLRKENGRWWGTKKWIIQAILWTFIVNGMLAMILFLVAGTVATQTGTVLTTGEKIEMGMQGFFNVAGLGFAMGAAILTHDIIISERETGTAAWIMSKPVSRKAFIISKFAANAIALLSILIFLQGAIAYGQFSIVNGAPMPVIPFITAMGVLALICLFYVALMFMVGTLTTSRGLALGVSLGIIFAGQIIPSIIKETVYVTPWALSNIANAIMAGSPLPAELLAPIFVTMALSVIFLGYSMWKFEIIEL; this is encoded by the coding sequence ATGTCTGAAAACGGATTACAGCTTATAAAAGAAAACGGATGGCGATGCGGCCTTTCCAATATGCTCAGAAAAGAGAATGGCAGATGGTGGGGGACTAAAAAATGGATCATACAGGCGATACTATGGACGTTTATCGTGAACGGGATGCTTGCGATGATATTATTCCTGGTCGCCGGTACAGTAGCTACGCAGACAGGAACTGTGCTTACGACCGGTGAAAAAATAGAGATGGGAATGCAAGGCTTTTTCAACGTGGCCGGTTTAGGTTTCGCGATGGGAGCGGCGATCCTTACCCATGATATAATTATCAGTGAAAGAGAGACCGGTACGGCGGCATGGATAATGTCGAAGCCCGTATCCAGAAAAGCTTTCATAATATCCAAGTTCGCCGCGAACGCGATAGCCTTACTTTCAATACTCATATTCCTGCAGGGAGCTATCGCATACGGGCAATTCTCTATAGTGAATGGAGCGCCAATGCCGGTGATACCGTTCATCACAGCTATGGGAGTACTGGCACTAATATGCCTCTTTTACGTGGCATTGATGTTCATGGTGGGAACGCTGACGACATCCAGAGGATTGGCTCTTGGAGTTTCACTGGGGATAATATTTGCCGGGCAGATAATACCGAGCATTATTAAAGAAACGGTATATGTTACGCCATGGGCGCTTTCCAATATCGCCAATGCGATCATGGCTGGCTCACCTTTACCGGCGGAACTGCTGGCTCCCATATTTGTCACAATGGCACTGTCAGTGATCTTTCTGGGATATTCCATGTGGAAGTTCGAAATAATTGAACTATGA